A portion of the Faecalibacterium sp. I3-3-89 genome contains these proteins:
- a CDS encoding YceD family protein — translation MQFDLRKFIVSGTKPYVAEFQCDLSAKDFAGARIEQPVSARFEAVPDGDEIRMTLRANALVHGECARCLDPVEREETVQAEWTVRERDLDDPDFDLPLDEKGHLDVDEWLCQEFMFQIPTVLLCSADCPGLCPRCGKKMAECTCPPAEAEAEPADARLAILKSLLN, via the coding sequence ATGCAATTTGACCTGAGAAAGTTTATCGTATCCGGCACGAAACCTTATGTTGCAGAGTTTCAGTGTGATTTGTCTGCCAAGGATTTTGCCGGTGCAAGGATCGAGCAGCCGGTGTCGGCCCGCTTTGAGGCGGTGCCGGATGGCGACGAGATCCGGATGACGCTGCGGGCAAACGCATTGGTGCACGGAGAGTGCGCCCGCTGTCTCGACCCGGTCGAACGGGAAGAGACGGTGCAAGCAGAGTGGACGGTCAGGGAGCGCGATCTGGATGACCCGGATTTCGACCTGCCCCTCGACGAAAAAGGACATCTGGATGTAGACGAATGGCTCTGTCAGGAGTTTATGTTCCAGATCCCCACGGTGCTGCTTTGCAGCGCTGACTGCCCGGGCTTGTGTCCCCGGTGCGGGAAGAAGATGGCCGAATGTACCTGCCCTCCGGCAGAAGCTGAGGCCGAACCCGCAGACGCAAGGCTAGCGATACTCAAATCACTGCTGAACTGA
- a CDS encoding ATP-binding protein has translation MIKLIVGTKGSGKTKAMIDMINDSVKTSKGNVVVVEKGMKLTYEIHNAARLIDLDEYKIAGGEMLYGFVAGLLASNYDITDLYIDGILKVLDHDINRLGVVLDEVAAAAGDSVKVTVTVSADESALPHDVKKYL, from the coding sequence ATGATTAAACTGATTGTTGGCACCAAAGGCTCCGGTAAGACCAAGGCTATGATCGACATGATCAATGATTCGGTCAAGACCTCCAAGGGCAACGTCGTTGTCGTCGAGAAGGGCATGAAGCTGACCTATGAGATCCACAATGCAGCCCGTCTCATCGATCTGGACGAGTACAAGATCGCTGGCGGCGAGATGCTGTACGGCTTCGTGGCCGGCCTGCTGGCAAGCAATTATGACATCACCGACCTGTACATCGACGGCATCCTGAAGGTGCTGGATCACGACATCAACCGTCTGGGCGTCGTTCTGGACGAGGTGGCTGCTGCCGCCGGCGACTCCGTCAAGGTCACGGTCACGGTCAGCGCCGACGAGTCTGCTCTGCCCCACGATGTGAAGAAGTACCTGTAA
- a CDS encoding glucose-6-phosphate isomerase, giving the protein MSLALNTKHLSSFIKEEEYKAIYPQVEAAHKTLEAKNGPGSDFLGWMYLPRDYDKEEFARIKAAAAKIREDSDVLVVAGIGGSYLGARAVIEAVKGMYHNELDNGLKIYFCGNSISPTYLNDIIALCKGKRFSINVISKSGTTTETSLAFRVLRKLLEDEMGVEEANKRIYATTDRAKGTLKQLADAQGWPTFVVPDDVGGRYSVLSAVGLLPIAAAGISIDEVMQGAADAMERFSVLSPDNDAYKYAAIRNILYRKGKSIEILECYEPNFTLMNEWYKQLFGESEGKDNKGLFPASCIFSTDLHSMGQFIQEGARTMFETIVDVRKPAQDLFIEKLEGNFDGLNFLADQNMSVVNRKAMEGTILAHTDGGVPEVVIEVDDLSAYNVGYLIYFFWRACACSGYLLSVNPFNQPGVESYKKNMFALLGKPGYENLTAELEAKLK; this is encoded by the coding sequence ATGAGTCTCGCTCTGAATACGAAGCACCTCTCCAGCTTTATCAAGGAAGAGGAATACAAGGCCATCTACCCGCAGGTGGAGGCCGCACACAAGACGCTGGAAGCCAAGAACGGCCCCGGCAGCGACTTTTTGGGCTGGATGTATCTGCCCCGCGATTACGATAAGGAAGAGTTCGCCCGCATCAAGGCCGCAGCAGCCAAGATCCGCGAGGACTCCGACGTTCTGGTGGTGGCCGGCATCGGCGGCAGCTATCTGGGCGCACGCGCCGTCATCGAGGCTGTCAAGGGTATGTACCACAACGAGCTGGACAACGGCCTGAAGATCTACTTCTGCGGCAACAGCATCAGCCCCACCTATCTGAATGACATCATCGCGCTGTGCAAGGGCAAGCGCTTCTCCATCAACGTTATCTCCAAGTCCGGCACCACCACCGAGACCTCTCTGGCCTTCCGCGTGCTGCGCAAGCTGCTGGAAGACGAGATGGGCGTGGAAGAGGCCAACAAGCGCATCTATGCCACCACCGACCGCGCTAAGGGCACCCTCAAGCAGCTGGCTGACGCACAGGGCTGGCCCACCTTCGTCGTCCCCGACGATGTCGGCGGCCGCTACTCCGTCCTTTCCGCTGTGGGCCTGCTGCCCATCGCCGCCGCTGGCATCAGCATCGACGAGGTGATGCAGGGCGCAGCCGACGCCATGGAGCGCTTCTCCGTCCTCAGCCCCGACAACGACGCTTACAAGTATGCTGCCATCCGCAACATCCTGTACCGCAAGGGCAAGAGCATCGAGATCCTCGAGTGCTATGAGCCGAACTTCACCCTCATGAACGAGTGGTACAAGCAGCTGTTCGGTGAGAGCGAGGGCAAGGACAACAAGGGCCTGTTCCCCGCAAGCTGCATCTTCTCCACCGACCTGCACTCCATGGGCCAGTTCATTCAGGAAGGCGCCCGCACCATGTTCGAGACCATCGTGGACGTCAGAAAGCCCGCACAGGATCTCTTCATCGAGAAGCTCGAGGGCAACTTCGACGGCCTGAACTTCCTCGCCGACCAGAACATGAGCGTGGTCAACCGCAAGGCCATGGAGGGCACCATCCTCGCCCACACCGACGGCGGCGTGCCCGAGGTGGTCATCGAGGTGGACGACCTGTCTGCTTATAATGTGGGCTACCTCATCTACTTCTTCTGGCGTGCCTGCGCCTGCAGCGGCTATCTGCTGAGCGTCAACCCCTTCAACCAGCCGGGCGTCGAGAGCTATAAGAAAAATATGTTCGCACTGCTGGGCAAGCCGGGCTACGAGAACCTGACCGCTGAGCTGGAAGCAAAGCTGAAGTAA
- the plsY gene encoding glycerol-3-phosphate 1-O-acyltransferase PlsY, translating into MTAFLIVLAVAAEAYLLGSVDTGILVSKYLYHDDVRTHGSGAAGMTNMLRTFGKKAAALTAVGDVLKGVVAVCLGRWLFSHLPADAAISPYLGVYLAAILAVVGHSKPIYFGFKGGKGVLVAAGAILAVQPVLLPVLALIFLACLLPTGMVSLGSITMAAAYPVLTLVYSLLRGLPTQDVVVCTVGAAIVGGMVIWMHRTNIQRIRDGKEYRFGQKHKSK; encoded by the coding sequence ATGACTGCATTTCTCATCGTGCTGGCTGTCGCTGCCGAAGCCTACCTGCTGGGCAGCGTGGACACCGGCATCCTCGTCAGCAAATACCTTTATCATGACGACGTCCGCACCCACGGCTCGGGCGCTGCCGGAATGACCAATATGCTGCGCACCTTCGGCAAAAAGGCCGCTGCCCTCACGGCGGTGGGCGATGTGCTCAAGGGCGTCGTGGCTGTCTGCCTCGGCCGGTGGCTGTTCAGCCATCTGCCCGCCGATGCGGCCATCTCGCCCTATCTGGGCGTCTACCTCGCCGCCATCCTCGCCGTGGTGGGCCACTCCAAGCCCATCTACTTCGGCTTCAAGGGCGGCAAGGGCGTGCTGGTGGCCGCTGGTGCCATCCTCGCCGTCCAGCCGGTGCTGCTGCCGGTGCTGGCGCTTATCTTCCTCGCCTGCCTGCTGCCCACCGGTATGGTGTCGCTGGGCAGCATCACGATGGCTGCAGCCTATCCGGTGCTGACGCTGGTGTACAGCCTCCTGCGCGGCCTGCCGACGCAGGACGTCGTGGTCTGCACCGTGGGCGCTGCCATCGTGGGCGGCATGGTCATCTGGATGCACCGCACCAATATCCAGCGCATCCGGGACGGCAAGGAGTACCGTTTCGGCCAGAAGCACAAGAGCAAGTAA
- a CDS encoding transporter, producing MSNSRVESHNRAELRNRIISAATLLEILLSGLVLIGLLLSMIPLLQWMPGLLFDGNDVEVSIFLQRALDIVIGIEFIKMLAKHSPGSSLEVLLYAIARHMVVGHESALENLLSVGAIALIFVVRKFFFVPAFGAHLPDGHPAPDLTPSQSGIPEDEFAARLRKHLSSKSAEREETIAIEDPEYEDNTETLQEADAE from the coding sequence ATGTCCAATTCCCGTGTCGAAAGCCACAACCGCGCCGAGCTGCGCAACCGGATCATCAGCGCCGCCACGCTGCTCGAGATCCTGCTGTCCGGCCTCGTCCTCATCGGCCTGCTGCTGTCGATGATCCCCCTGCTGCAATGGATGCCCGGCCTGCTGTTCGACGGCAACGACGTCGAGGTGAGCATCTTCTTACAGCGCGCGCTGGACATCGTCATCGGCATCGAGTTCATCAAGATGCTGGCCAAGCACAGCCCCGGCTCCAGCCTCGAAGTGCTGCTCTACGCCATCGCACGCCACATGGTGGTGGGCCACGAATCTGCACTGGAGAATCTGCTGAGCGTGGGGGCCATCGCCCTCATCTTCGTCGTGCGGAAATTCTTCTTCGTCCCGGCCTTCGGCGCTCACCTGCCCGACGGCCACCCCGCACCCGACCTCACCCCCTCCCAGAGCGGCATCCCGGAAGACGAATTTGCCGCCCGGCTGCGCAAGCACCTCAGCAGCAAGTCTGCTGAACGGGAAGAGACCATCGCCATCGAAGACCCCGAGTACGAGGACAACACCGAGACCCTTCAGGAAGCCGACGCGGAATAA
- the rpmF gene encoding 50S ribosomal protein L32: MAVPKRHLSKARRDKRRSNVWKLEAPALVKCSNCGSLKLPHQACGNCGYYKGEEVIKKG; the protein is encoded by the coding sequence ATGGCAGTACCTAAGAGACATCTTTCCAAGGCCCGCCGCGACAAGCGTCGCAGCAATGTTTGGAAGCTGGAGGCCCCCGCACTGGTGAAGTGCAGCAACTGCGGCTCTCTGAAGCTCCCCCACCAGGCATGTGGCAACTGCGGTTACTACAAGGGCGAGGAAGTCATCAAGAAGGGCTAA
- a CDS encoding helicase associated domain-containing protein, which translates to MSILVHDSNKAACRAAAAALQQGCRAALVRPAGTGKGRIVWEMLAEQPDTRVLWVASCAARLELRRGLAKELGKTLDGSVRLMDCEQLAAQSALGWVALAEFRPGLLVLDGWREMSARDWTDCVQLLFRLCPEAKVLALAEPDAPGESCRAAEELLGDAVVEPLTLGGALADGLLPMPTSYTALLWPQEAAMARLRAEVKNLRVPGTPDPNAEKYQALSLAVEQLPSVEVLLARWLPDAAGRYLVLCEDAQTAAQMAQQAEALFGAGVHTCCADALSSDAEPFLTDEAEALRLLVCVNSPAVETPLTGISGVVLVRRTAEAPAYRQMLARALAACGSVPVAELSATFEGLTCVPQLRKECGEKPFPLSEPLSACRRAYRQLRRALDAEWERYFAAAKQMAAKKLPLDVPRAYTFEGVAVGRWLENQRLVRAGKKNGRLTAEQVARLDKIGMNWKKRLELAWENGWASARRYRDSHADLLVPVHYKDKNGFALGEWIVYNRQRYQGGSLSDDRIERLESLGMVWDTGSILWEKNYAAAVQYHLEHDDLEIPVKYVTPDGMALGVWLGSQRAAYKEGTLTAAQIEKLEALGVDWANRNDRKWQTAYEAAVKYYSAHGNIDVPTEYIDEDGILLGKWVSRQRYAWQNPERSSARVTPERKALLDELGMIWEKTDSWQHRYELAAAYKKEHGSLAVPAQYRTEDGIWLGSWLSRQKLMLREGKKLSAERCAALRELFQGENTRRLTATVPPACSVREQNWLDNYQSAKRYAEKKGTLLVPAGYVDESGFRLGVWISNLRAARKARPESFQVTPEHIAMLDAIGMQWDAREAKWDGAFRRAEEYRAAHGDLLVPVNYKTGDGFCLGDWIRRMRESYAAADDRLTAAHVQKLEALGMVWTMPQES; encoded by the coding sequence ATGTCGATTTTAGTGCATGATTCAAACAAAGCGGCCTGCCGTGCGGCGGCAGCCGCCTTGCAGCAGGGCTGCCGGGCCGCGCTGGTGCGTCCGGCGGGCACCGGCAAGGGCCGCATCGTGTGGGAGATGCTGGCAGAACAGCCTGACACCCGCGTCCTCTGGGTGGCCTCCTGCGCCGCGCGGCTCGAACTGCGCCGCGGACTGGCGAAGGAGCTGGGCAAAACGCTGGACGGCAGCGTCCGGCTGATGGACTGTGAGCAGCTGGCTGCACAGAGCGCGCTGGGCTGGGTGGCGCTGGCAGAGTTCCGGCCCGGTCTGTTGGTGCTGGACGGCTGGCGGGAGATGAGCGCACGGGATTGGACGGACTGCGTCCAGCTCCTGTTCCGCCTCTGTCCGGAGGCCAAGGTGCTGGCGCTGGCCGAGCCGGACGCCCCGGGCGAGAGCTGCCGCGCTGCCGAAGAGCTGCTGGGCGATGCTGTGGTGGAGCCGCTGACGCTGGGCGGGGCATTGGCCGATGGGCTGCTGCCCATGCCGACCTCCTACACGGCGCTGCTCTGGCCGCAGGAGGCCGCAATGGCCCGACTCCGCGCCGAGGTGAAGAACCTCCGCGTGCCCGGCACGCCCGACCCCAACGCCGAAAAATATCAGGCACTGAGCCTTGCTGTGGAGCAGCTGCCCTCCGTGGAAGTGCTGCTGGCGCGGTGGCTCCCCGATGCCGCCGGGCGGTATCTCGTCCTCTGCGAGGATGCCCAGACGGCGGCGCAGATGGCCCAGCAGGCCGAAGCGCTGTTTGGTGCGGGGGTGCATACCTGCTGCGCCGATGCGCTTTCCAGCGATGCAGAGCCCTTCCTGACCGACGAGGCCGAAGCGCTGCGGCTGCTGGTCTGCGTCAACAGTCCTGCTGTCGAGACGCCGCTGACCGGCATTTCAGGCGTTGTCCTCGTCCGCCGCACCGCTGAGGCACCCGCCTATCGGCAGATGCTGGCCCGCGCCCTCGCGGCCTGCGGCAGTGTGCCGGTGGCAGAGCTGAGCGCTACCTTCGAAGGACTGACCTGCGTGCCGCAGCTCCGGAAGGAGTGCGGCGAGAAGCCATTCCCGCTGTCTGAGCCGCTGTCCGCCTGCCGCCGGGCCTACCGGCAGCTTCGCCGGGCACTGGACGCCGAATGGGAGCGCTATTTTGCCGCCGCGAAACAGATGGCCGCAAAAAAGCTGCCGCTGGATGTGCCCCGTGCCTACACCTTTGAGGGAGTGGCCGTGGGCCGCTGGCTGGAAAACCAGCGCCTCGTGCGGGCCGGAAAGAAGAATGGCCGCCTCACTGCCGAGCAGGTCGCCCGGCTGGACAAGATCGGCATGAACTGGAAAAAGCGCCTTGAGCTGGCGTGGGAGAACGGCTGGGCCTCGGCCCGGCGGTACCGCGACAGCCACGCCGACCTTCTGGTGCCGGTCCACTATAAAGATAAGAACGGCTTCGCGCTGGGCGAGTGGATCGTCTACAACCGCCAGCGCTATCAGGGCGGCAGCCTTTCGGATGACCGCATCGAGCGGCTGGAATCGCTGGGCATGGTGTGGGACACCGGCAGCATCCTCTGGGAAAAGAACTATGCCGCTGCCGTCCAGTACCATCTCGAGCACGATGACCTCGAGATCCCCGTCAAGTACGTCACGCCGGACGGCATGGCGCTGGGCGTCTGGCTGGGCAGCCAGCGGGCCGCCTATAAGGAAGGAACCCTGACCGCCGCCCAGATCGAAAAGCTGGAAGCCCTCGGCGTGGACTGGGCGAACCGGAACGACCGAAAGTGGCAGACTGCCTACGAGGCCGCCGTGAAATATTACAGCGCCCATGGCAACATCGACGTGCCCACCGAGTACATCGATGAGGACGGCATCCTGCTGGGCAAGTGGGTGTCCCGCCAGCGGTATGCATGGCAGAACCCCGAGCGCAGCAGTGCCCGGGTCACGCCGGAGCGGAAAGCCCTGCTGGATGAGCTGGGCATGATCTGGGAAAAGACCGACTCGTGGCAGCACCGCTACGAGCTGGCGGCGGCATACAAAAAAGAGCACGGCAGTCTGGCCGTCCCGGCGCAGTACCGGACGGAGGACGGCATCTGGCTGGGCAGCTGGCTCTCCCGCCAGAAGCTGATGCTGCGGGAGGGCAAAAAGCTCTCCGCGGAGCGCTGCGCCGCCCTCAGGGAGCTGTTTCAGGGCGAGAACACCCGCCGCCTTACGGCCACTGTGCCGCCTGCGTGCAGCGTGCGGGAGCAGAACTGGCTGGACAACTATCAAAGCGCCAAGCGCTATGCCGAAAAGAAGGGCACCCTTCTCGTGCCCGCCGGATATGTGGACGAGAGCGGCTTCCGGCTGGGCGTCTGGATCTCGAACCTCCGCGCTGCCCGCAAGGCCCGGCCTGAGTCCTTTCAGGTCACGCCGGAGCACATCGCCATGCTGGACGCCATCGGGATGCAGTGGGACGCCCGGGAGGCCAAATGGGACGGGGCGTTCCGTCGCGCCGAGGAATACCGCGCCGCCCACGGCGACCTTCTGGTGCCGGTGAACTACAAGACCGGCGACGGCTTCTGCCTCGGCGACTGGATCCGCCGGATGCGGGAGAGCTATGCTGCCGCCGATGACCGGCTGACAGCCGCCCACGTCCAGAAGCTTGAGGCGCTGGGGATGGTCTGGACGATGCCGCAGGAGAGCTGA
- a CDS encoding RidA family protein, with product MNIISTEKAPGAIGPYSQGYTVGGLVFTSGQIPVDPATGAVAEGIAAQADQSCRNVGAILEAAGVGFDKVVKTTCFLADIADFAAFNEVYAKYFTSKPARSCVAVKDLPKGVLCEIEAIAEA from the coding sequence ATGAACATCATCAGCACCGAAAAAGCCCCCGGCGCCATCGGCCCCTACTCTCAGGGCTACACCGTGGGCGGCCTCGTCTTCACCTCCGGCCAGATCCCGGTAGACCCCGCCACCGGCGCGGTCGCTGAGGGCATCGCTGCACAGGCAGACCAGAGCTGCCGCAATGTAGGTGCCATCCTTGAGGCTGCGGGCGTGGGCTTCGACAAGGTGGTCAAGACCACCTGCTTCCTCGCCGACATTGCCGACTTTGCCGCCTTCAACGAGGTGTACGCCAAGTACTTCACCTCCAAGCCTGCCCGCAGCTGCGTGGCGGTGAAGGATCTGCCCAAGGGCGTGCTCTGCGAGATCGAGGCCATCGCTGAGGCATAA
- a CDS encoding DUF512 domain-containing protein produces MAIRIERVEEGSEAAVLGLAGGDELLSVDGNELNDTLDYDFYTDSKSFHLKARVADGIREWDVRREERGPFGCDFSTYLGDQKHSCSNHCMFCFIDQLPPGMRESLYFKDDDERLSFLFGNYITMTNMQDHEIDRIIKMHISPINISVHTTNPQLRVRMLANKRAGEVLQYLPRLVEGGIAVNCQLVLCRGINDGDELRRTLTDLLELTPMVQSVAAVPCGVTDYRQNLFKQTPYDAETSAAVIDIMEEFGDECKRRHGKRIIYPSDEWYLKAGRPIPAPEFYEDYDQLENGVGMMSLFRQEFLAELEKPHRVYGSKKLDVVTGTMASPLITEMMDELHRQYPMIEVTVHTIKNNFFGGNVGVAGLVTATDIIAQCEGRLTSGTLGVPAVMLREEKDTFLDDVTIEQLGQRLGVKVEVLPVSGGDEAKALLRSGLHIARRRRP; encoded by the coding sequence ATGGCCATCCGGATCGAGCGTGTGGAAGAGGGCAGCGAGGCCGCTGTCCTCGGCCTCGCTGGCGGCGACGAGCTGCTGAGCGTGGACGGCAACGAGCTGAACGACACGCTGGACTACGATTTTTATACCGACAGCAAGAGCTTCCACCTCAAGGCGAGGGTGGCAGACGGCATCCGGGAATGGGATGTCCGGCGGGAGGAGCGCGGCCCCTTTGGCTGCGACTTCTCCACCTATCTGGGCGACCAGAAGCACTCCTGCTCCAACCACTGCATGTTCTGCTTCATCGACCAGCTCCCGCCGGGGATGCGGGAGAGCCTCTACTTCAAGGACGACGACGAGCGGCTGTCCTTCCTGTTCGGCAACTATATCACCATGACCAATATGCAGGACCACGAGATCGACCGCATCATCAAGATGCACATCTCGCCCATCAACATCTCCGTCCATACGACGAACCCCCAGCTCCGGGTCCGGATGCTGGCCAACAAGCGGGCGGGCGAGGTGCTCCAATACCTGCCCCGTCTGGTGGAGGGCGGCATCGCCGTCAACTGCCAGCTGGTGCTCTGCCGGGGCATCAACGACGGCGACGAGCTGCGCCGCACCCTCACCGACCTGCTGGAGCTGACCCCGATGGTGCAGAGCGTGGCAGCGGTGCCCTGCGGCGTGACGGATTACCGGCAGAACCTGTTCAAGCAGACGCCCTACGACGCCGAGACCAGCGCCGCCGTCATCGACATCATGGAGGAGTTTGGGGATGAGTGCAAGCGCCGCCACGGCAAGCGCATCATCTACCCCAGCGACGAGTGGTACCTCAAGGCGGGCCGGCCCATCCCGGCCCCGGAGTTCTATGAGGACTACGACCAGCTGGAAAACGGCGTGGGAATGATGAGCCTCTTCCGGCAGGAATTTCTGGCCGAGCTGGAAAAGCCCCACCGTGTCTATGGCTCCAAGAAGCTGGACGTCGTCACCGGCACGATGGCGTCCCCCCTCATCACCGAGATGATGGACGAGCTGCACCGTCAGTACCCCATGATCGAGGTGACAGTGCATACCATCAAAAACAACTTCTTCGGCGGCAACGTCGGCGTGGCGGGCCTCGTCACGGCGACGGACATCATCGCCCAGTGCGAGGGCAGGCTGACCAGCGGCACGCTGGGGGTGCCTGCCGTGATGCTGCGGGAGGAGAAGGACACCTTCCTCGACGATGTCACCATCGAGCAGCTGGGCCAGCGGCTCGGCGTGAAGGTGGAAGTCCTGCCCGTCAGCGGCGGCGACGAGGCCAAGGCCCTGCTGCGCAGCGGCCTCCACATCGCCCGCCGGAGAAGACCGTAA
- the der gene encoding ribosome biogenesis GTPase Der encodes MSKPIVAVVGRPNVGKSTLFNKLCGQRLAIVEDTPGITRDRIFANCEWSGHEFLLVDTGGIEPKATEGILAHMREQAQIAIDTADCIIMVVDVRNGLTASDEDVAHMLRRSHKPIILAVNKCDNVGQTPMELYEFYNLGFDEVMPISSVHGHGTGDLLDAVCAHLDFSETVVEEDRIPVAIIGRPNVGKSSLTNRILGENRMIVANEAGTTRDAIDTPVDNAYGKFIFTDTAGLRKRSNITDGLERYMVVRALAAVERSRVALILVDATVGFTEQDSKVAGYAHDQGKACIIVVNKWDAVEGKETNTMELQRRGYAECFSFMGYAPIIFISAQTGYNVNKLMQLIRDVDSQNGARVPTGVLNEMLARATARMQPPSDKGRRLKIFYLTQASTRPPTFVAFVNAKHLFHFSYQRYIINQIRENFGLEHTPIRLVVRERGSGEVGAKDV; translated from the coding sequence ATGAGCAAACCGATCGTAGCTGTGGTGGGCCGTCCCAACGTGGGCAAGTCCACCCTGTTCAATAAGCTCTGCGGCCAGCGTCTGGCCATCGTGGAGGATACCCCCGGCATCACCCGCGACCGCATCTTCGCCAACTGCGAGTGGAGCGGCCACGAGTTCCTGCTGGTGGACACCGGCGGCATCGAGCCGAAGGCCACCGAGGGCATTCTGGCCCATATGCGCGAGCAGGCCCAGATCGCCATCGACACCGCCGACTGCATCATCATGGTGGTGGATGTCCGCAATGGCCTGACCGCTTCCGACGAGGACGTGGCTCATATGCTGCGCCGCAGCCATAAGCCCATCATTCTTGCCGTCAACAAGTGTGATAATGTGGGCCAGACCCCCATGGAGCTCTATGAGTTCTACAACCTCGGCTTCGACGAGGTCATGCCCATCTCGTCCGTCCACGGCCACGGCACCGGCGACCTGCTGGACGCCGTCTGTGCCCACCTCGATTTCAGTGAGACCGTCGTGGAGGAGGACCGCATCCCCGTCGCCATCATCGGCCGCCCCAATGTGGGCAAGTCCAGCCTGACCAACCGCATCCTCGGAGAGAACCGGATGATCGTGGCCAACGAGGCCGGCACCACCCGCGATGCCATCGACACCCCGGTGGACAACGCCTACGGCAAGTTCATCTTCACCGATACCGCTGGTCTGCGCAAGCGCAGCAACATCACCGACGGCCTCGAGCGCTACATGGTCGTCCGGGCACTGGCCGCTGTGGAGCGCAGCCGCGTAGCCCTCATCCTCGTGGATGCCACCGTCGGCTTCACCGAGCAGGACAGCAAGGTGGCCGGTTATGCCCACGATCAGGGCAAGGCCTGCATCATCGTCGTCAACAAGTGGGACGCCGTGGAGGGCAAGGAGACCAACACGATGGAGCTGCAGCGCCGCGGCTATGCCGAGTGCTTCAGCTTTATGGGCTATGCTCCCATCATCTTCATCTCGGCCCAGACCGGCTACAACGTCAACAAGCTGATGCAGCTCATCCGGGATGTGGACAGCCAGAACGGTGCCCGCGTGCCCACCGGCGTCCTCAACGAGATGCTGGCCCGTGCGACCGCCCGGATGCAGCCGCCCAGCGACAAGGGCCGCCGCCTGAAGATCTTCTACCTGACGCAGGCCTCCACCCGTCCGCCGACGTTCGTGGCCTTCGTCAACGCAAAGCACTTGTTCCACTTCAGCTATCAGCGGTATATCATCAACCAGATCCGCGAGAACTTCGGTCTGGAGCACACCCCCATCCGCCTTGTCGTGCGGGAGCGCGGCTCCGGCGAGGTGGGCGCAAAGGACGTATAA
- a CDS encoding sirohydrochlorin cobaltochelatase gives MRKATNKNWQRVTAAAAALALCAGVLTGCGASSSTAASSAAASSAAASEVSSEEADEMAAKNVADLIDAIYVQERNENTDAQCEAAKAAWDALTDAQKELVEGEEADPDYFGRDTGDASKDDPRNEDNIGDNEILVVSFGTSFNDSRAADIKGIEDAIQAAYPDWSVRRAFTAQIIINHVQARDGEKIDNMEQAMERAVANGVKNLVVQPTHLMHGAEYDEMMELVDSYRDKFESVAVAEPLLGEVGSDATVINADKEAVAKAITAEAVKTAGFDSVDAAAADGTAFVFMGHGTSHTAKVSYSQMQAQMNALGYKNVFIGTVEGEPEETDCENVIEAVKAAGYTKVVLRPLMVVAGDHANNDMAGDDDDSWKSQFEASAAFDSVECQIAGLGEIADIQQLYIAHTKAAVDSLNG, from the coding sequence ATGCGTAAAGCAACCAACAAGAACTGGCAGCGCGTCACCGCCGCTGCCGCCGCACTGGCCCTGTGTGCCGGTGTGCTCACCGGCTGCGGTGCATCTTCTTCTACTGCTGCCAGCAGCGCCGCAGCAAGCTCTGCTGCCGCCAGCGAGGTGAGCAGCGAGGAGGCCGATGAAATGGCAGCAAAGAACGTGGCAGATCTCATCGACGCCATCTATGTGCAGGAGCGCAACGAGAACACCGACGCCCAGTGCGAGGCCGCCAAGGCCGCATGGGACGCCTTGACCGATGCCCAGAAGGAGCTGGTCGAGGGTGAAGAGGCTGACCCCGATTACTTTGGCCGCGACACCGGCGATGCCTCCAAGGACGACCCCCGCAATGAGGACAACATCGGCGACAACGAGATCCTCGTCGTCAGCTTCGGCACCTCCTTCAACGACAGCCGCGCAGCGGACATCAAGGGCATCGAGGATGCCATTCAGGCCGCTTACCCCGACTGGTCTGTCCGCCGTGCCTTCACTGCACAGATCATCATCAACCATGTGCAGGCCCGTGACGGCGAGAAGATCGACAACATGGAGCAGGCTATGGAGCGCGCTGTCGCCAACGGCGTGAAGAATCTGGTCGTCCAGCCCACCCACCTGATGCACGGCGCGGAGTACGACGAGATGATGGAGCTGGTGGACAGCTACCGCGACAAGTTCGAGTCTGTCGCTGTCGCCGAGCCTCTGCTGGGCGAGGTGGGCAGCGATGCCACCGTCATCAACGCCGACAAGGAGGCTGTCGCCAAGGCAATCACCGCTGAGGCCGTCAAGACCGCTGGCTTCGACAGCGTGGACGCCGCTGCTGCGGATGGCACCGCCTTCGTTTTCATGGGCCACGGCACCTCTCACACCGCAAAGGTGAGCTACAGCCAGATGCAGGCTCAGATGAACGCTCTGGGCTACAAGAATGTCTTCATCGGCACCGTCGAGGGTGAGCCGGAGGAGACTGACTGTGAGAATGTCATCGAGGCGGTCAAGGCCGCCGGCTACACCAAGGTCGTCCTGCGTCCCCTGATGGTCGTTGCAGGCGACCATGCCAACAATGATATGGCGGGCGATGACGATGATTCCTGGAAGAGCCAGTTCGAGGCCTCTGCTGCATTCGATTCCGTCGAGTGCCAGATCGCAGGTCTGGGCGAGATCGCTGACATCCAGCAGCTCTACATCGCACACACCAAGGCCGCTGTCGATTCCCTGAACGGCTGA